The sequence TACATTAGCCTATTATAATGTATAGATTCATTGTTTGATATATGACACACCTCTAAGGTGCCTGTAATGGGAAACCTCTAATGCTCTAAAAGAGGTTTGCTCTTTATATTAGAAGACAATGTGTAGAACTTACCAGGTGTGCTAGTCATGCTGAAAGTCATAACTGTGAAACGGACACCTATGGAGCAAAATAAACCTTGTTGACTCAattcaataacaaaaaaatatagtaCCAACTGTGTTTTTTTGTAACAGACGATATGACTTAAACATTAACTAAATGTGGACAAACATGGTTGGGTTGTGAGACATATGTACAGTTTGTGTCCCACTGAGGCTTATTGGAACTGCTTGAAGAGAGATACACTTGTATGTGGAAGGAggaataaaaaattgtgtattaaatGTTCAGGGACTTAAAATCATCTTCTAGACATTTCGACATTTTGGGAGATGAGAAGTAATTTGTAAAAACTTAGGTCGACccacttttcaaaatatttctaCAAGTATACATTAAATGTTAAGGGTCATTCTATAAAATGGGTGTTTCTTGTATGATGTGGTAAGTTTTCAAACATTCTGTcagatacattttattataattataaattgtataaatttcAAGCTAAACTGAAGGAacagtttactcaaaaatgagaatttgctcaccctcaggtcatttcAGATAAGTTTGTTTGGAGTAAAagacatcttaatgatggatgtgtttcttataaacatgcagcttttgcttaagacattaaatgatggactggagacATATTTATTACTCGTGATGTTTTTTAAAAGCTAACGTTACTCTAATTCAGAAGGCACAAATTCACTGCAATAAACTcaaacatcttggatggcctgagggtgagtacattttcagcaaatttacatCATTGGACTAGATCttcaatgcatttttatatacGTTGGACCACAATTAAGCCTGTTTTGAAATgagctttttttaaactttatactgacattaaaaatgttttattaaacaacAAAATTAGAAAGATAATTTCATGCTAAATTTGGTTTACCACACAAAATCAGAAAATATTACTTATTATACATTACAACACCTATATATGATGCTTACACGGGTGCAGACAGGTCAGATAAGACGAGGAAGAGACAAAGAATTGATTTacttaattttcctttttttttatgttgtggttAGGAAAATCTTCTATAATAACATACATTAAATGTTTGCATTCGCTTTTTATTAACTGAACTCATATTTACCCACACGCTTCTAATGTACACAAACGCACCTTTTGtcgagcattatcaaatctggttgataaaaagtgaagcccaaaagggtcttctttctaaagacaccacaattatgtttgtaacacactgaagtaggaaactattacaattataagttagttagagcactttcagctgtgagtcccataatggggggtgctgactAACAGGTTAAACTTATAAAAAGATTTGACAGTAGCCTTAAATCTCACTTCCTAAATTGAATTAACTTGCTTTCTTCCAAATCTCGCAGGGTTCAAACGCAAAGCTCATTCTAAAACGGCTCTCGTCGTGATGTAGGCACACTACACAGAAAGCTATAAGTGCTGCTGTAAAGAAACACGACCGGTGAGATTGTTTGTTTGTAACGTTAACTGTTAGTAGAGACAACCCAAAACTGTAATCCTCACGATTCCATCTTTTTGTTTTGATCGATTGTAGTCGGAAATCTCCTCTCACACAATGAACAATCACTTTAAAGAGTTGTGAAACTCGTTATTTAACAGCTTTTCAGCCATTTGAAACCATAAGATCTTAAGTTACTTCCAGCCCAACAGGAACCGAAAAACTTACCTGTTTGAGTGTCAGAGTCGCGGATAAACTACTTTTAGTTAAAGATGCCGATCAAAGCGATAAAAAATCAACTTCAGACCGAGGAATCATGAAAAGTAAGCTCCGTTCAAGCCAAGGCAGAACTGCATGAAGCCACCACAAGATCATCAACAAAACTGTCTTGAAGTGCGCGATTTCCGATtaatgaacgaatcattcttttgagtcggATCTTTTCGATGAATCCGTTGAACCGGTTCACTAACTTCAACTAGAGTAGACTGAGCTGTTCTCGAGTCAGTAACCTAAACGATTCCCGAATTCGAACACAGCATTAGCAGTCACAAACCGGGATTTGAAAACGTACTGGaattatgaaaaatgttttacCAACGCTTTacgtaaatgtaattttattcacttatttgtttgtactattttattaaaacatgcaGAAAAATGGTGTGTGTGACTAAACGAATTAAATTTAATCCCCTAATGTAAATCGAAAAAGATTGTTactaaatgaactgcgacacaagaAATAACatacaaactaataaataaaacgtagaaaaaaaacgaataaactgCATTTGCTTTTATTAGGACGTTTGATTGTGGAACCATAAGGCCAGCTGACGTAATTGCGTCATGGCGTAAAGAATTATTGAATCCCTTTGGAACAGGTTCTTTGAAACAAACTCTTCGAAAGAGCCGATTCTCCCAAACGAGTGACTTCCCTTTGCTGTGCGTAGGCGCGTTCACAAGTGTTTCCTCCTGTCCGCTCCCGTGAAGAATCAAACAATAGTCGCATTCCACGAAATGACTAATATTAACCAACAACCACCCTGTTTTCTAGACTAACCTCTAAAAATAAAGAAAGGAGATTTGGATCAGTAGTTTAATTGCCTCAGTGTGTAATGAACAAAACGTTAAAAAAGTGAcaagttaatttttatttataagttaTTTAATGATGGATAATTGTCAAGTACTACATAACAAATATTTCACATTGTTTCCTGTGACCAGTTAgataaatgtatgtaatatatagagttgatctaaaaacattcaaatatataaggAAGACCACCACATATGATAAAAGACAATACAAGAaagtgattatatatttttttaaaacttggATTAAAACccagaatttaaatatttatctgaAAATTCATATCTCATAAAATCAAGAATGAAAAAAAACGAATACATGCGAGTACAGTGTTTTATGTCCTCTGTTACTGTATGTTGTGCAGTTGCAGTCATCTTTTCTGTAAACAGATGTGAAATTTAAGTGAAAACACACTAAGCCATCTGCTCATGGATTATATCAAACACATGAGCACAACATGAGTATGAGCTGTAAGTGCTCTCAAATTATGCTGACCTTTTGATTGCTATTTAGGGGCTTCTGTtgtcactcactcattcacttctCCTGACCGATGGTCACCCTTGGTAAGAGCCTTGAAACAggtcaaacaaataaacatttacaccCTGTTTTGAATAAAATTTTTATGTTACTTTTAAGAATGAACATAATGGCTATGTTTAGAATGGAATAGCCTACTAATTACTGAACACTGCAGTATATAGACTGTATACTATGaactatatttttaaatcaatacataAAACAGTAATTATGAAAGGAATTTTTTAGAATTGTTAAAAAGCATGGATATAATTTCCTACGGGCATAAGGTTATGACGTTAcaacagatttctatttcaaataaattatgtttttctttttttttttttactttctaaaaaattgtatcatggtttccacacaaATAATAACCAGTACAacctttaatgataaaaaaaacctatttagcatcaaatcagcatattagaatgatttctgaaggatcatgtgactctaatGTACTTAAAATGCAAAACGTCAATACTTTCACAATATcactttttacagtattttccttcaaataaatgcagtcttagtacaaaaacatctttaaaaaaatcttaatcattCCAAACTTTTAACTGTAATGAcaaacagtagtgtatgtttttgaagtctctctctctctctctatatatatataaataatatgggTTGTTTTATGATGTGTTTACACCTTTACAGAACTCACATTGTTTGAAACCTCAGCTTGTTCCACATCTGGTTTAATGTCACAAGCTATTCCATTCTTCACACCAGAAGGCCCATCGTCTCCCACCTTCTCGGGTGATTTTTGATCTTTGATCCTGGTGCATTCAACGATATCTTTTGGTTTCAGTTCACTCTCATCACATTCCTCCTCAGAAGACTCCTCATCATTTGGTGGATCTTGATCTGAGGCTTGTGAGGACTCCTTCTTTTCTGCTTTCCTGTCTTCTTCCACCGGTTTATCTGCAGAGGTGCTGGTGTTCACCTGTGGCTTATGGGGCGAGGTGCTTTCCTCTGTATGATGATCTAATCTTGTAGGGCTGCCTTTTGCATCTTTGGCACCAGAGACGTTCTCACAAAGGGGTTGAGGGCTGGTCGCCTTAGGGCTGTATGACCCATATGTTGGTCTGTCAGACCTAAAACTGGATGAGTTGTCTCTCCTGTAATAGCAAATGTACAGAGAAATATGTTGGTTTGCATCTTATACGTAAGAGATATCCTAACAAAGATACCACATTATTATTTCGGCCAAAATAGATtgtattaaacaaataaacatactgCTACAACTACTACTAAACAAGTGCTTTGTGTAATTTTAGACTTTTGATTATAGATTTAAGAGTAACTTGTTGCTTGAGTGATAAATGGCAACACTTTTTCCGTCTTTACATTATTAATCATTTACGTTCACCAGCAGATGGCATTAGTTACCAAGTTTAAATCTGCAAGGCAAAGAGAGAAACTgaaatcacgtttttttttttttttttttaccttagagAGCCCCTggggttgtaactgatgcttTTAAGTGATCTGGGGGACAACGTGTCTCTAAAAGACCTTCTCTTCAAGGAACCAGAGCTTAAAAGGAAAACAAAGAGTCATTTGTGTACTGTTAAACATTATACTACTGTTATTTAACTTGTTcattggaaaaaatatatagaagAACAGACAATAAAGCCTTATACCGGTTGAAGTTCTTCACAACAAAGCACTTGTCTGGATGCTGGGTGCTCAGCTCTTTCATCACAGTCTGCAGAACCTCATTGTTCTTGAggccaaaaaagaaaaacaaaagacttCTCAGGTAGTTACAGAATATGAGGAAACAGTTTTGTTTGATccaagtattttattttcaagatGTATTCTCAGCTTTTGCTGTACCTTGGTAAGTTCCCTGTAGAAGATGTCTCTGAGGTTGCAGATGGATTGGAAGACTGTGACATAGCATCCAATGCGACTATATGATGCAGAACAAACAGAAATCAAGGGTAATCAATATTGCATCTTAAAAAAAGATCCATCGGTGTACTATAAAAACAATTCCAGAACCCACCTGTCATATAGAATAGGAAGTTCTATCTTCAGCTCCCTGTTCATGTCCTCGAATATCACCTTTGCTGCATTCATCTCATCCTCTGCCTATAAATACACCAGCATATACAGAAAATCCTATACATACGTGGTCTTCAAGAATCTGAATTATGATTCACATTATGTTTGGTAGTTAAGAATATGACCGGAAGGTTGGAACTTTTCAGTAAGGCTACAAACAAACTTTATGAGTGAGTGGAGAACAGAAAAGTGTGAAACAAGTCAAAGATGGCATACAATACCTTTCCAATTTTAATATCATCCTTCTTTTTAGCATTCTGCAGCCCTGTAAGGTGATGGCGAGTAGAATCATAGTCTACGAGTTTCCTGTTTCGCTTAGCCACCTTTTCCTGtatcatgaagaaaaatagctgacaaactgcatttaaataaatgattgagAGCTTTGTGCAAAGTGCGTTTGCCAGTATGTGAGGCAGCCATTTTTACCCTGACATCTGGAAACTGGCTCATGTAAGACTCCATCATGATTAATGCCTGATCACGCAGCTTGTCCTCATAATCTTTCCACAGAAGCTCTTCTCCCTTTGTAACACAGAGgcatatttgtattaatatagtTAATTATAATTTGAGAATTTATAATCATTTAGGAtgtataatcatttataataaagtGTGTATAAAGCTGAGGCTTGTAAGTGTGTATAGTGTGTATAAAGAATATAAAGCTGCTTAGTTTAGAAGTGACCTCTGAGTATTCAGATAGATATTCACAAGTGTTTTAGGGTTAAATAAACGTAAACTTAACGGATAATGTCCTGGCAGAAtaccttttctgtttttctataTATTCTTACAGTGGTCTCTGGGACTAACCTCCACAACTGCCCCAAGATCCTCTGCACCATCCCACTTATCATCGTAGACATCATACAAGGACTGAAACAGTCGATTTGAAGCATCCTTCATTACTGTTAAACATACAAAGACAATAAGGCATGTCATTAATCCTGTTCATAAGAAGATGATTCTCCTATGTAAAGTCTCATGGTAAAGAGCCAACCTGTGACAGCGTTGAGGTACGCTTTAAGGTCCTTGTATATTTTGTATCCATCGCCCTGCAAAGGAGATCACCAGAACATATTAGGCAATCGTTTGATCTTCAAAACATTTACTTTATTTGCCATAGCAGATCTAATGCACCTGTTGGTATTGGAGGTTCATGAGACAAAGCTCAAAGTGCTCATCTTTGGTCTCCTCAGATTTGCCAAGCCTCTGCAACACCTGCAAAAGCATCACATATTACATACCTGACCGCCATGACAAGGGGATCCTCAAACTATACTAACAGCACTGCAATGGATGTTACACCTGAACCTTGAAATATTGATAAGTGCACACTAGTGAAGAGAAAGGCTTGCTTACATGGTTGTTGATCGAACTATTCACCTGACTTCTCCAATAGACACTTTAAGATGACAAGATATGAGGGGCTTAAACCAGGGGTGTCcagtcctgttcctggagatcttgACATatacctgcagagttcagctctatCCCTGCCCAAACACACCTGTCTAGTGCCTCTGAAAATCTTAATTAGCTGGTTCagttgtgtttgatcagggttggagctgaagtTCGCAGGGAGACagctctccaggaacaggactGGATACCCCTGGCTTAAACAGACTCAGTAGGTGAAGACAGAAAAGTAAACGGTGACTTGGTCAGCCTTAGTAGtcaaataaaacataattgtGGCAATAAAGGAAACTGTTAAGCAGAGAAAGATGCTGCTTGTTTACATTGGCTCTTGTCACTGGATAGACAAAGCAACATGGTTCAGCTACTCCTATGTCATGTGACTGGATTGATTATTGGATGAAAGTAACACTAAAGTCTCTGTGTTCTCAAACAGGAAGACTTTGGAAATCACATTGGCGCTCTTGACATTGTGTTTTATGATTCCAGCCACGTACCTTCTCCTGTGCTCTGTTGAATTGTTTTTGCATCCGTTTAGCAAGAACATTGGGCCCTCCTTTTGAGTTGATGCTGGCCTTGCTCTCTGCCATGTTCTccacttgttttctttttgaataatgttttgTTAGACCCTTAAACTACCTGGCTaaccctgaaaaaaataaaataacattttttagaGAAACGACAGTGGACTTGGTGTCTTTACATATGTCTGTATTCTGTCCAAACACACCTACTCTTGGCTTCTTCCACAATCATAAGTCGTGAACTTCTTATCTGTCCAGGTCATGATTTGAACTCTGTAGCGGCTCCTGAGTCATATTTTATAGTGAATGGTTATGTAAGGGCCCAAGGGAGAATGCTGAAATTACATTATATAAGGCctttattatagtatattattaattaatttctcaAACCCTACGGGaagtcatattatattatattatattatgaatcaacattgaactgaactgagctgaatctGTTCCGTAGAGCTGCTTtatgccaagctacgaaacatgttatcttttctgatgcagaaaggctagttcatgcattcatgacctctagactgttGTAacacacttctaggtggttgtcctgcatcttcaataaacaagctacaggtagtccaaaatgcagtggctagagtccttaccaggtcaagaaaaataTGATCatgttaccccaattttacagtctcagcactggttacctattaagttccatatcagttacaaattatcattacttacctataagaccctaaatggtttagctcctgcgtacctaattagccatttggctcccaaactctggaacagcCTTCCTGCCAaagtttggggttcagacacactctttctgtttaaatctagattaaagacacatctctttggccaagcattcgaataatgcatctcataattttggactgcagttatatctgatcaaatgcacattattattatttagcttggattaaactaattaattttacttggctggaacacctgagaagagatgatgtcaccccctcagaggacctcagatgatgctaaccctgaaacaacatacagaactaacaaatctTGCTATAAGTGTGatttcattatataataattgctgttaatagtgttcatcgtctgtttgattatgtctgattttctgtacatttctgccatttgcacataaactgacagtcaccactgataagatactactaaatattgtagaaacgtaattttctgtaaagttccgTAAgaggcgctatacaaataaacttgaattgaattaacatggttattttcctgtttattactatGAAACTaccttaaaaaaatctatattgtaaaatgaactatataaataaatgtaagaaatgaGACTGGAAGCTTAACTTTGCACCTAGTCTATACTgttctattgtattttatgtaacaTAATAAAGATCAAACATTCAGcttattcttttctattctaatCAGAGAAGTAGAAGTAACATTTTGCATTTGTTCTAGTATTTTATATTCTGGGTCACATAGGCTTTGTAGCTTTGTACAGTAAGTAAGAGTAGGTAACGTCGCGACGTTGCCTATCCCTGACCTACGACATAAAAAGCGTTACAGATATTtccaaactacatttcccataagccaCGGTACATACAGAAGCAACATTGACCACTCCTCTTCCTCATAAATGTGGATGTTATGGACCTTGCCCTGATTTTTTTTGACTGAACCGAGTTTGTAACATTGCTGATTCTTCAGGACATGCTGGACATTATCATGGGAAGCGCGTTGGCCAAGTGTGCGGTCACAGACTTGGCCATTCAGTGGGTCGGCTGGGCACTAGCGTCTGCGCTCAAAACGGAAAGGTTTTACGACTTGGCAGGTGATTTATCCAAAAGGCGTAGTCACACGATACTGTTATAGTAATATTATGTATTATGCTTTGTACTAATGTTCATGCATTAGTATGCACacataaaaatgatattttgcctaaaaaaatattgcagttgTTTTGTTACCTCGCAACTcatgcagctttttttttcttttttacgtGAAAATAGGTTAGGTTAATTGTATTACGAGACGGTGGTTATCTAAACTACAATAACGTGTTGTGAAACCACCGAGAATACGTCTCCACCCCCACAAGACACGATCCTGAAACTTACTGAAGTGCACCTATTATT is a genomic window of Carassius carassius chromosome 46, fCarCar2.1, whole genome shotgun sequence containing:
- the LOC132129728 gene encoding bridging integrator 2-like, which codes for MAESKASINSKGGPNVLAKRMQKQFNRAQEKVLQRLGKSEETKDEHFELCLMNLQYQQGDGYKIYKDLKAYLNAVTVMKDASNRLFQSLYDVYDDKWDGAEDLGAVVEGEELLWKDYEDKLRDQALIMMESYMSQFPDVREKVAKRNRKLVDYDSTRHHLTGLQNAKKKDDIKIGKAEDEMNAAKVIFEDMNRELKIELPILYDSRIGCYVTVFQSICNLRDIFYRELTKNNEVLQTVMKELSTQHPDKCFVVKNFNRSGSLKRRSFRDTLSPRSLKSISYNPRGSLRRDNSSSFRSDRPTYGSYSPKATSPQPLCENVSGAKDAKGSPTRLDHHTEESTSPHKPQVNTSTSADKPVEEDRKAEKKESSQASDQDPPNDEESSEEECDESELKPKDIVECTRIKDQKSPEKVGDDGPSGVKNGIACDIKPDVEQAEVSNNALTKGDHRSGEVNE